The Sphingomicrobium aestuariivivum DNA window ACCGGCGAGCAGCGCCAGCTGACGCCCGAAGACACGATCGATCCCATCACCGACCTCGCCGCCGAGGCGATGCTCGCCGAGTGGGAAGAAGGGGAGAGCCGCTGATGGCGACCGTATCCGACGAGCGCATCGAGCAGCTCCTCGCCAAGAAGGAAGACCTCCAGGGCCGCATGGCGGCGGGCGACCTCGACCCCGCCGACTTCGTCAAGCTGTCGAAGGAATATGCCGAGATCGAACCGGTCGCCGAAGTGGCGGCCGAGCTGAAAAAGCTGCGGTCCGAAAAGGCCGACCTCGCCGGGATGCTCGAGGATCCCGAGATGCGCGACATGGCCGAGGAAGAGGCGCTGGCCATCGACAAGGCACTGCCCGGCGTCGAGCGCAAGCTCGCGCTCCTGATGCTTCCCAAGGATGCGGCCGACGACAAGCCCGCCATGCTCGAGGTGCGCGCCGGCACCGGCGGTGACGAGGCCGCGCTGTTCGCGGGCGACCTCTTGCGCATGTACCAGCGCTATGCCGAGGAACAGGGCTGGAAGGTCGAGCTGATCAGCGCCAATGCCAGCGATGTCGGCGGCTACAAGGAAGCGGTCGCATCCGTGAAGGGCGCGGGCGTGTTCGCCAAGCTGAAATTCGAGAGCGGGGTTCACCGCGTCCAGCGCGTGCCCGCGACCGAGAGCGGCGGGCGCATCCACACGTCGGCGGCCACCGTCGCCGTCCTGCCCGAAGCCGAAGAGGTCGACGTCCACATCGACGAGAAGGACCTGCGGATCGATGTTTTCCGCGCCTCCGGCCCCGGCGGCCAGTCGGTCAACACCACCGACAGCGCGGTACGCATTACGCACATCCCGACGGGCATCGTGGTCAGCCAGCAGGACGAGAAGTCCCAGCACAAGAACAAGGCCAAGGCGATGAAGGTGCTGCGGACGCGCCTCTACGAGCATGAACGCGCGATCGCCGATGCCGAGCGTTCGGGCGCGCGCAAGTCGATGGTGGGTTCGGGTGACCGTTCGGAGCGGATCCGCACTTACAACTTCCCGCAGGGCCGGGTGACCGATCACCGCATCAACCTCACGCTGCACAAGCTCGACGCGATCCTCGAGGGGCCGGGGCTGGGCGAGCTGGTCGACGCGCTCATCTCCGAGGATGAGGCGCAGCGGCTCGCGGGTCTCGAAGAGGAAGCGTGAAGCTAAGCGAAGCGGCGGCGCGGCTCGAAGGGGCGAGCGAAACGCCGCGGCTCGATGCCGAACTGCTGCTTGCTAACGCGCTGGGCATGGAGCGCGACCGGCTACTGCTCGAGGGCATTCGCGAGGGTGACGCCACCTTCGCGGCGCTGGTCGAGCGCCGCGCCGCGGGCGAACCGCTCGCCTATATCACCGGCAGCCGCCACTTCTGGACGGTCGAGATCAAGGTCGGTCCCGGCGTGCTGATCCCGCGTCCCGACAGCGAAACGCTGCTCGATGCGGCGGTGGCGCACTTCAAAGGCGGTAAGGCGCCCGCGCGCATCCTCGATCTCGGGACGGGACCGGGCAGCCTCCTGCTGGCCGGGCTCGATGAATGGCCCGGCGCCACGGGGCTCGGCGTCGATGCCTCGCAAACCGCGCTCGGCTATGCGCGTGCAAACGCGAAGGCGCTGGACATGGAGGAGCGCGCCAGCTTCCGGCAAGGCGACTGGGGCGCGGGGATCGAGGAGCGTTTTGACCTCATCCTGTGCAACCCGCCCTATATCGCCGAGACCGACCCCGACGTCGCGGCGGACGTTCGTACGCACGAACCGGGCGAGGCGCTGTTCGCAGGCGAATCGGGGCTCGACGACTATCGGCGGATCGCGCCGCAGCTCGGCCAACTGCTCGCACGGGGCGGGCTGGCGGTGCTCGAGATCGGCCACGACCAGGGCGAATCGGTGGCCGCGATCCTCGAATCGAGCGGTTTTTCGCCACTCCTGCACCGTGACCTTGCCGGCCGCGCCCGCGCGCTTTCTATCAGAGGTTGACGAAAAAACTTGGATTCGCAGCGCCGAAGCGCTAGATCGGGTACCGGAACGGGGCTCCGACAGGTCTGTCGCACGACATTTGTCGGCATCTCATTCCAAGAACTCCCATCGCCTTTCTTCGCCTTCACTGCCTTTTCCGGCAGTTGCGCGCAGTAAACAGGATGGGATCCGTGCGGCCGACGGCCCCTTGCCCCGGCCGGCTCCTGGCGCCGCCCTGTGGGCGTGCGTCCTT harbors:
- the prfA gene encoding peptide chain release factor 1 encodes the protein MATVSDERIEQLLAKKEDLQGRMAAGDLDPADFVKLSKEYAEIEPVAEVAAELKKLRSEKADLAGMLEDPEMRDMAEEEALAIDKALPGVERKLALLMLPKDAADDKPAMLEVRAGTGGDEAALFAGDLLRMYQRYAEEQGWKVELISANASDVGGYKEAVASVKGAGVFAKLKFESGVHRVQRVPATESGGRIHTSAATVAVLPEAEEVDVHIDEKDLRIDVFRASGPGGQSVNTTDSAVRITHIPTGIVVSQQDEKSQHKNKAKAMKVLRTRLYEHERAIADAERSGARKSMVGSGDRSERIRTYNFPQGRVTDHRINLTLHKLDAILEGPGLGELVDALISEDEAQRLAGLEEEA
- the prmC gene encoding peptide chain release factor N(5)-glutamine methyltransferase, whose amino-acid sequence is MKLSEAAARLEGASETPRLDAELLLANALGMERDRLLLEGIREGDATFAALVERRAAGEPLAYITGSRHFWTVEIKVGPGVLIPRPDSETLLDAAVAHFKGGKAPARILDLGTGPGSLLLAGLDEWPGATGLGVDASQTALGYARANAKALDMEERASFRQGDWGAGIEERFDLILCNPPYIAETDPDVAADVRTHEPGEALFAGESGLDDYRRIAPQLGQLLARGGLAVLEIGHDQGESVAAILESSGFSPLLHRDLAGRARALSIRG